In one window of Littorina saxatilis isolate snail1 linkage group LG11, US_GU_Lsax_2.0, whole genome shotgun sequence DNA:
- the LOC138980510 gene encoding exostosin-like 3, whose translation MAPPKACWCWCQRHSPVKLVLVVLTTFIILPLITHYYLSNIGTDCATADQESHISRNKLDYDGDEEKRMADYKNHIEELRAIKASIGNELRELENKRQSLQTEIAGYSTHIDTLKSRYNSLKKELSQVKLTLDQLKFEKEETIAFVPSIKAPQRIIFDASVSETVPPTSSPRRCMMESCFDFSRCSLVSGFPVFFYDPEDYESPDSLPVEEFVLTSVVSSLSQNMYLTDDPSSACVFVVLMGEAKLGPVYKGKMENILHELPHWNGDGRNHLLLNLARTNKNTDYFVNVNTGRAVIAQSSFLSTPFRNNFDVIIPPSLGHASGDVWFQLPPLSPARRKYLVSFWGEYIPSSQSSRQTDFQQFGDSYDARDQHGRNLKQVQESQGFVNSRPGAQGYLSFESAIVMWLKELQAKMTDIAVVDLSCGSGRPVGLETEWGLCGEVEQRQNILNQSTFTLLIFPLNDSLTSTHVFQTRLYEALKYGSVPVVLGFHRRLPFDEIVNWDKAVLTLPLPRVTEIPFFLRTFSDNDILNLRHQGRFLWEMYFGSTQRIVDTTLALVRTRLQIPALPSRDEPAVSVFNATFLPLKIEGPGPEPESDEVLGPIEPRFPSEKFRRNYTHSWIVESFNKPGDPFSLYPYTPFEPVFPSEAKFLGSAYGFRPVGQGAGGAGKEFSEALGGNVPREQFTIVMLTYERETVLIQALQRLKGIPFLNKVLVVWNNPMPPSTDLRWPDISVPLEVLRTKSNSLNNRFLPYEAIETEAVLSIDDDAHLRHDEIVFGFRVWREERDRVVGFPGRFHAWDVKHQSWLYNSNYSCELSMVLTGAAFFHKYYAYLYSYVMPQAIRDKVDQYTNCEDIAMNFLVSHITRKPPIKVTSRWTFRCPGCPNTLSSNDTHFEERHQCMNFFVSVYGYMPLLFTQYRVDSVLFKTRLPHDKQKCFKYI comes from the exons ATGGCACCGCCCAAAGCGTGCTGGTGCTGGTGCCAGCGTCACTCGCCCGTCAAGCTGGTGCTGGTGGTACTCACCACCTTCATCATCCTGCCGCTCATCACCCACTACTACCTTTCCAACATCGGCACCGACTGCGCCACCGCCGACCAGGAGTCGCACATCTCACGCAACAAGCTCGACTATGACGGAGATGAGGagaagag GATGGCGGACTACAAGAACCACATTGAGGAGCTGCGCGCCATCAAAGCTTCCATCGGCAACGAACTGCGAGAGCTGGAGAACAAGCGACAGTCGCTGCAGACAGAGATCGCAGGCTACAGCACGCACATCGACACGCTCAAGAGCCGCTACAACAGCCTGAAGAAGGAGCTGTCGCAGGTCAAGCTGACCCTCGACCAGCTCAAGTTCGAGAAAGAGGAGACCATCGCCTTTGTCCCCAGCATCAAAGCTCCGCAGCGAATCATCTTTGACGCGTCGGTTTCAGAGACCGTGCCGCCTACGTCGTCTCCGCGGCGATGCATGATGGAGAGCTGCTTCGACTTCTCCCGCTGCTCGCTGGTGTCAGGCTTTCCCGTTTTCTTTTATGACCCTGAGGATTACGAGTCACCAGACTCTCTGCCCGTCGAGGAGTTTGTGTTGACGTCAGTGGTGAGCAGCCTGAGTCAGAACATGTACCTGACGGACGACCCAAGCTCAGCATGTGTGTTCGTGGTGCTGATGGGGGAAGCCAAGTTGGGGCCTGTCTATAAAGGTAAAATGGAGAACATTCTCCACGAGCTGCCGCATTGGAACGGAGACGGCAGAAACCATCTTTTGTTGAACCTCGCCCGCaccaacaaaaacacagactACTTTGTGAACGTCAACACCGGCAGAGCTGTGATCGCTCAGTCCTCGTTTCTGAGCACTCCGTTCCGGAACAATTTTGACGTGATTATCCCGCCCAGCCTGGGACACGCCAGTGGCGATGTGTGGTTCCAGCTTCCACCTCTGTCTCCCGCGCGACGAAAATACCTCGTGTCTTTCTGGGGTGAATACATCCCCTCTTCACAAAGCTCCCGACAGACAGACTTTCAGCAGTTTGGTGACAGTTATGATGCGAGAGATCAACATGGGCGAAACTTGAAACAGGTTCAGGAGTCTCAAGGGTTTGTCAACTCGCGTCCAGGTGCCCAGGGCTACCTGAGCTTTGAAAGCGCGATAGTGATGTGGCTGAAAGAACTCCAGGCCAAGATGACAGACATTGCGGTGGTGGATTTATCCTGCGGTTCCGGCAGGCCTGTGGGGTTAGAAACAGAATGGGGTCTGTGTGGGGAGGTAGAGCAGCGACAAAACATTCTGAACCAGTCCACTTTCACCTTGTTAATATTCCCGCTAAACGACTCTTTGACTTCAACACATGTGTTTCAGACGAGGCTGTATGAAGCCTTGAAGTACGGCTCTGTTCCGGTTGTGTTAGGCTTTCACAGACGCTTGCCGTTTGACGAAATTGTGAACTGGGACAAAGCTGTGCTAACACTACCCCTTCCCAGAGTGACGGAAATTCCATTCTTTCTCAGAACGTTCAGTGATaatgacattctgaatcttCGGCATCAAGGCCGATTCCTGTGGGAAATGTACTTCGGATCTACGCAACGGATTGTGGACACGACGCTAGCGTTAGTGCGGACACGTCTGCAAATTCCAGCCCTACCTTCCAGAGACGAGCCAGCAGTGAGCGTGTTTAACGCCACCTTCCTTCCCCTCAAGATCGAGGGGCCGGGCCCGGAGCCGGAGAGCGATGAGGTCCTAGGACCCATTGAGCCCAGGTTTCCGTCGGAGAAGTTCCGGAGAAACTACACTCACAGCTGGATCGTGGAGTCGTTCAACAAGCCGGGGGACCCCTTCTCACTCTACCCCTACACACCCTTTGAGCCAGTGTTCCCGTCTGAAGCCAAGTTCTTAG gtTCGGCGTACGGTTTCCGACCAGTGGGTCAGGGTGCTGGGGGTGCTGGGAAAGAGTTCAGCGAAGCGTTGGGTGGTAACGTGCCCCGCGAACAGTTCACAA TTGTGATGCTGACGTACGAGAGAGAGACGGTGCTGATCCAGGCGCTGCAGAGACTGAAGGGAATCCCTTTCCTGAACAAAGTACTGGTGGTGTGGAACAACCCCATGCCCCCCTCCACGGACCTCCGCTGGCCCGACATCAGTGTGCCGCTAGAG GTATTGAGAACGAAGAGCAACAGCCTCAACAACCGCTTCCTTCCCTACGAGGCCATCGAGACAGAGGCTGTGCTCAGTATTGATGATGATGCTCACCTTCGGCACGACGAAATCGTCTTTGGCTTCAG AGTGTGGcgcgaggagagagacagagtggtgGGGTTCCCGGGTCGGTTCCATGCGTGGGATGTGAAGCACCAGAGCTGGCTCTACAACTCCAACTACTCCTGTGAACTCTCCATGGTTCTCACCGGCGCTGCTTTCTTCCACAAG TACTACGCCTACCTGTATAGCTATGTGATGCCCCAGGCTATACGTGACAAGGTGGACCAGTACACCAACTGTGAGGACATCGCCATGAACTTCCTCGTCTCACACATCACTCGCAAACCTCCGATCAAG GTGACGTCGCGGTGGACGTTTCGCTGCCCCGGCTGTCCCAACACACTGTCCAGCAACGACACGCACTTCGAGGAGCGGCACCAGTGCATGAACTTCTTCGTCAGTGTGTACGGCTACATGCCGCTTCTCTTCACGCAGTATAGGGTCGATTCTGTCTTGTTCAAAACCAGACTGCCGCACGACAAACAGAAATGCTTCAAATACATTTAG